DNA sequence from the Vicia villosa cultivar HV-30 ecotype Madison, WI linkage group LG3, Vvil1.0, whole genome shotgun sequence genome:
TTCAAAGCAAATTACCCCCAAATCCACGCCTCGCAGAAACGCACCAGCCAAGGTGATCAAGCCTCGCAGAAAGCAACTCGCACCAGGTTCTTCAATTTACTATAAAACCGAAGTAGTTGCATTCTTACAAACACTTGATCTTCACCACCAAAAGAGACATGTGTAGTGGCATTCTTACAAACACTTGATCTGCACCACCAAAAAAAACATGTGTAGTTGCATTCTTACAAACACTTATCCAATTATTGATCACAAATTCATCCAATTATCTGTGCTACTCTAATCAATTTCTTTTTTGTAGATTTGATTAGTGATTTGTCGGATTGTATTCTGATTCACATACTGTCGTTTTTGGATGCAAAAGAGGCCGTTCAAACTTGCATTTTGTCCAAAAGATGGATCAATCTTTGGAAGACACTTCCCACTCTGGTACTATTAAATTATCCACAATTGATTGACGGAAATTATGAAAAATTTGTACATCAGGTTTTGTCTCTCCGTGATAACGCTACAGATATTCACTCTCTCCAACTTCATCCCACTTTTTTTAAAAGGCGATGCAACTCATTAGTAACTCGGATAATGAAATATGTTTTTTCACACAATGTCCAACACTTACTCCTTAGTTATCAATACTTTAAGCctaagtgtttttctttttcatgttCTACTTTAAAGTCCCTTAGACTTACTGGTGGCCATTTTCTTCTTCGTGTCAACACTATATTTccaaattctttgaattttccatCATTATCTACTCTATCTCTAACCTATTTTACCTTTTCTTCCAATGATGATGCTTGTGCTAAGCCATTTTCCACTTTTGATATGTTAAATACTTTGGTCATTAACCAATGTATAGTCTTGAATGATCGAAACCTTTGCATATCAAATACCAAACTTGAAAATTTATCTATAACTATGTATCGTGATAGTTATCCCGGAACCTTTTTCGAAATTGAGTTATGTGCTCCAAATCTTCGTACCTTTTCTTTGACCAGTAAACATATTTCGAATTTTTTTGGCGACAAGAGCATTTTCTCTTGTGTCAAACAATTAAGTATTAATGTTAGGTGTTTTGATAAGTACGCGCAGAACTCATCAATTCTACTCAATTGGCTGAATTGTTTTGCTAATATTGAAGCATTGACGGTTGACATAGCTACTCTTGAGGTAAtagtgttaattttttttatcaggtAAAATTGTTAATCTTTTTTATGATTGCAAGTTAGCCTAATACTTTTTTATTGTTTAGGTTTTTctcaatttttataatttattcgaGGTGAAGCCACCTTCCCTAGTTAACTTGAAGTCACTCAAAATAGAAA
Encoded proteins:
- the LOC131657340 gene encoding putative FBD-associated F-box protein At5g56430 isoform X2 — encoded protein: MACSKQITPKSTPRRNAPAKVIKPRRKQLAPDLISDLSDCILIHILSFLDAKEAVQTCILSKRWINLWKTLPTLNSSILLNWLNCFANIEALTVDIATLEVFLNFYNLFEVKPPSLVNLKSLKIETYHLLCVPPFDKVVNFLLQNSPSANVETIIVDKWSKM
- the LOC131657340 gene encoding F-box/LRR-repeat protein At3g26922-like isoform X1, yielding MACSKQITPKSTPRRNAPAKVIKPRRKQLAPDLISDLSDCILIHILSFLDAKEAVQTCILSKRWINLWKTLPTLVLLNYPQLIDGNYEKFVHQVLSLRDNATDIHSLQLHPTFFKRRCNSLVTRIMKYVFSHNVQHLLLSYQYFKPKCFSFSCSTLKSLRLTGGHFLLRVNTIFPNSLNFPSLSTLSLTYFTFSSNDDACAKPFSTFDMLNTLVINQCIVLNDRNLCISNTKLENLSITMYRDSYPGTFFEIELCAPNLRTFSLTSKHISNFFGDKSIFSCVKQLSINVRCFDKYAQNSSILLNWLNCFANIEALTVDIATLEVFLNFYNLFEVKPPSLVNLKSLKIETYHLLCVPPFDKVVNFLLQNSPSANVETIIVDKWSKM